The DNA sequence GGCCGCCCGACTGGTCTAGGTTTCCCTGGCATTACTAGAGGTCGGAGCTGCGTATGCCGCATTTGCAGATCCTGGATGGGCGCCGAATCCACTACGAAGCCTCAACTCGGTCCGCCGGCGCCAATACAACGGCCCTTGTGTTCCACCACGGACAGCCTGGCGCAGCGGTTTTGTGGGAACCGATGGTTGAGCATGCGGCTCGATACGGTTGGGGACTGGTCACGTTGTCCCGACCGGGATATGCCTCGTCCGACAGAATGCCGGGACGCATGGTTGCCGACGTCGCTTCGGATGTCGGCGCTGTTCTCGATCACCTGGGCTACCGGAGATTCGTGACGGCGGGATGGTCAGGAGGAGGCCCGCACGCCTTGGCATGCAGCGCTTTGCTTGACACCCGGTGTGCCGCCGCCGCAACCATCGCAGGAGTGGCCCCCTACGAGGGTGTGGACGACCTCGATTGGACGGCCGGGATGGGGCCCGAGAACGTGGAGGAGTTCCAGGCGCTGATCGCTGGGGATCCTGGTCTGGAAGGGAGGGTAGGGGAGCTGATGTCCTCCTTGCGGCACATCCAACCGTCGCAGCTCGTGGATGCCTTAGGGGGCCTGTTGTCGCCCCCTGACAAACAAGCCCTGGTAGGTGACGTGGCTGAGTTCTTAGCTGCCTGGATGCGTCTGGCAGCTTCGAGCGGATCAGCGGGTTACTGGGACGACGACGTGGCGTTCATCCGATATTGGGGATTCGATCTCGGTGACATAGCCATTCCAGTAACGGTCTGGCGGGCCGGTCAGGACCTGATGGTTCCGCCCGCGCACGGTGAGTGGCTTGCGGCGCACATACCCGGATCCACCGCTCGGTTCGAGCCGGACGAGGGCCACATCTCGTTGTTTTCCCAGCGATTCGGAGAGATCGTCGACCAACTCGCCGCTGACGCGGGAGTCTCATGACCGCACCTACTTCTGAACGTCGGCGGGAGGTCGGTCGTGTGGAGGCGTTCAGTGACGGCGTCATGGCCGTGATCATCACAATCACCGCGTTCGGAATAGCGGTACCGGCAGGTCCGAGGCTGAGCGATCTGAACAAAGACCTTTCACACGTCCTCGTGTACGTGCTCAGTTTCATCTATATCGGGATCTATTGGAACAACCATCACCATCTGTTCAGGGTCACCGATCGGCTGAATGGTGCGGTGATGTGGGCGAACCTTCACCTTCTATTTTGGCTTTCGCTCGTTCCCGTACTCACTGGCTGGGTCGCCAAGTACTACCGGGCTCATCTTCCTGCATCGATATACGGATGCAGCTTTGCGGGAGCCGCCGTGGCGTACGGCATCTTGGTGAGAACCATCGTTCGGGCGAACGGGCCCGATTCCACCGTCGCTCGCGGACTAGGTTCCGACTTCAAGGGCAACATCTCGATCGTGATGTATTTGCTAGCAATCGGCCTGGCATGGGTCTCGCCGTGGATCTCGTACGGGCTGTATGTGGGCGTTGCGGTTATCTGGTTTGTCCCCGACCGGCGCTTCAGCAGGCAGCCGGAACCCTTCGAGCCGTAGGCGAGGCCAGCGGGTTCTTACTCCCACTATGATCTACGCCTTGCCATCTTCGGGTGGCGCCACGTCGGAGTGGCGGAATAGGCAGACGCGCTAGCTTGAGGGGCTAGTGCCCGCAAGGGCGTGGGGGTTCAAGTCCCCCCTCCGACACCAGCGCTGACCAGCCAAAACGCACGATAAGAGTTCGGAGCGACAAGGCCGGCGAGGTGCCTTGTCAACGGATTGTCAACGGGGCAGGTGGAGATGAGACGCATTCCAGTATCCGAACCTCTGGGTAGGCGGTGACCCAGCATGACCTTGGCGGCCGTATCCGATTTCAAGCCGACCGATGCTCTGGTCGCGCTTCTGACGGTCGAGTCGCTAGTGTTCGCTGTACTCGGAATCGCGATCGCGCTCGTCATCCCGACGGATCGCAATCGCGACTTCTTCATCTCGAAGAAGTGGGTGCTTGTGGTTATCAACGGCGTCCTGGCCGTGGTAGCCGTGGGCGCGGTGTTCGCCTGGGCGGAGTTGTTCGGACCCGACTTCCCGCGACAGTTTGCTCAGCGTGTGGTCGCGTGTGTTCTGATTTTGGCCATCACGCTGCAGCCAGCGGTCGCGATACTTCTCAGCTCAGGCGTTTGGGACTGAGCCGTGCGCATTCCAAGCGAGCTTCAAGGAACCGCAAAGAAGTATGCCCTGAAGAAATGGGTGGACTCCAACAAGTTCCCCTGCGAGAAGGTCTTCCAGTGCATTGATGGCGTCCAGCCCATTTTGCGGCAACTACGTCCTGAGGGCGACAACGACGAATTAACAGATGCGGAGATAGCAGGAGCTACTGCCAAGCTGATGCTGGCAGTCGGCTCGATCACCCAGCACGTATTGAGTGGGCAGGCAACGCCCGAGTCCACGGAGGAGTGGGAGCTGGTTTATCTAACTGTGGCTTACTATGCCATGGCCCGACAGGAGCGGGAGCGGAAAAATGGGTGAAGCATGAGTCCGAAGCGCGAGACAAAAAGGGTGATCCATTCAGAACTGATCGAGGATGTGATCCAACAGCTGAATGACTACATCGCTGCCATGGTGCCGGAGGTACGGCGAGAGCACGAGAGGCTCGCAAAGAACATCGTATTTCGGACATTGCCTGATGCTGACCACATAGACGCCGGCTTAGATGGCTTTCTCCGCGCTGCACTGGAGGATGAGATCGTTCCTGCAGTCCCGGTGGAAAGGGTCGACGAGCAGCCCCGAATCATGGAATACGAGCTCCGTCAGGAGGTCATTAAGAAGGCGCTGGTTGGCCTGAAATTACCTGCACTCCGCGAGATTGCTCGACAGAGCGGCATCCCCCAGAGCGGTGGTAGTGAAGATCTAGCCACACGCATAGCTCGGTATTACAAGTGGAATGACGAGGAAATCGCTCGGCTCGTACTCGAAACCGAGAGTGAACCCGTCCCCGAACGCGGTTGGA is a window from the Acidimicrobiales bacterium genome containing:
- a CDS encoding alpha/beta fold hydrolase, with the translated sequence MPHLQILDGRRIHYEASTRSAGANTTALVFHHGQPGAAVLWEPMVEHAARYGWGLVTLSRPGYASSDRMPGRMVADVASDVGAVLDHLGYRRFVTAGWSGGGPHALACSALLDTRCAAAATIAGVAPYEGVDDLDWTAGMGPENVEEFQALIAGDPGLEGRVGELMSSLRHIQPSQLVDALGGLLSPPDKQALVGDVAEFLAAWMRLAASSGSAGYWDDDVAFIRYWGFDLGDIAIPVTVWRAGQDLMVPPAHGEWLAAHIPGSTARFEPDEGHISLFSQRFGEIVDQLAADAGVS
- a CDS encoding TMEM175 family protein, which encodes MTAPTSERRREVGRVEAFSDGVMAVIITITAFGIAVPAGPRLSDLNKDLSHVLVYVLSFIYIGIYWNNHHHLFRVTDRLNGAVMWANLHLLFWLSLVPVLTGWVAKYYRAHLPASIYGCSFAGAAVAYGILVRTIVRANGPDSTVARGLGSDFKGNISIVMYLLAIGLAWVSPWISYGLYVGVAVIWFVPDRRFSRQPEPFEP